The Sphingomonas sp. G-3-2-10 DNA window CGCTGGCGCGGGTTTCGGACGGGGCCGTGGACGCGTGAGTCGCCAAGTCGCTCTCCCTGTGCTTTTATCCGGGCGCACCCGGCAAAGGCGGGGCACCGGTTCGCGTTTCCATCGAGGCTATCAGACCATACCGCATTTACGAAAGGGGATTTCGTGAAGCCGCCTTCCTTCCTGTTCGTGTGCCTGGGCAATATCTGCCGGTCGCCGCTGGCCGAGGCGGCGATGCGCGAAGCAGCGGCGCGGGCTGGCATCGAAGTGGAAGTGGACAGCGCGGGCACTGGCGACTGGCATGTCGGCTTTCCGCCCGATCCGCGATCGCAGGCGGTGGCCGCGCGGCACGGGATCGACATTTCGGAATACCGGGCGCGGCACGTGCGCGGGCAGGACTTCCGTCACTACGATCAAATCCTTGCGCTCGACCCGCAGAATTTGCGCGACCTGCGCGCGATCGCGCCGAGCGACGGGACGGCCGAGCTGACCCTGTTGATGGATCATGTGCCCGGCCGCGCCGGATATGGCGTGCGCGATCCCTATTATGGCGACGAGAGCGATTTCGACGCGGTGTGGGGCGATGTGGTGCTGGCGGCCGAGGCGCTGGTGAAGCGGCTGGGGTAAGCGGGCCGATAGCCGCTCACCCCTCCGCGCCGGCAAGGTACAGTGCGATGCCCGCCAGCGATGCGCCGCCAAGCGTGGCGAAGATGCCTGCCCTCAGACGGAACATCGCGACGATCGCCGCCGCCGAGATTGCGAGCGCCCATAGATCGATGCTCGCGAGAACGGGCATGTCGAAATGGACCGGCCCGGCGGCGAAGGGGCGCACCTGACGGAAGATCGTGTGGATCGCGAACCAGATGGCGAGGTTCAGAACCACGCCGACCACCGCGGCGGTGATCGCGGACATCGCGCCCGACAGCGCGGCATTGCTCCGCATCCGTTCGATGAAGGGCGCGCCGAGGAAGATCCACAGGAAGCAGGGCACGAAGGTGACCCATGTCGCGAGCAGGCCGCCCAGCGTTCCGGCGAGCAATGGCGAGAAGATGCCGGGGTGACGGTATGCGCCCATGAAGCCGACGAATTGCAGCACCATGATCAGCGGGCCGGGCGTGGTTTCGGCCATGCCGAGGCCGTCGAGCATCTCGCCGGGAGCGAGCCATTGATAATTCTCGACTGCCTGCTGCGCGACATAGGCGAGCACGGCATAGGCGCCGCCGAAGGTGACCACCGCCATCGTCGAGAAGAAGGTCGCGATCTGGGTGAAGACGCTGCCCTGTCCGGCCAGCGCGACGAGCAAGGCGACCGGAGCGAGCCACAGGAAGAGCCACGCCGCTGCCTGGCGCAGTGTCTGGCCGAGGGTGGGGCTGGCATGGGCGGGGAGTTCCTCGCCGAGCAGCGTATCGGCATCGGCGACCAGATTGCCCTTGCTCGCGCCATGCCCGCCGCCGACCTGAAACGCCGCGATGCCCGCGCGGCCGCCGAGAAAGCCGATCACGCCCGCGCCGAGGATGATGAGGGGGAAGGGCACGCCGAGGAAGAAGATCAGGACGAAGCCCATGCCCGCGATCGCGCGCATCACATCGTTCCGCAGCGCGCGCCCGCCGATCCGCAGCACGGCCTGAAGCACGACCGCCAGCACGGCGCATTTGAGGCCGTAGAACAGCGCCGAGACGATCCCGACCTTGCCGTAGAGCGCGTATATCCAGCTGAGCGCCATGATCGAGATCGCGCCGGGCAGGACGAACAGCACGCCCGCCACGAGGCCGCCCTTGGTCCGGTGCATCAGCCAGCCGATATAGGTGGCAAGCTGCTGTGCCTCGGGCCCCGGCAGCAACATGCAATAGTTGAGCGCGTGCAGGAACCGCTGCTCGCCGATCCAGCGTTTCTCCTCGACCAGGATGCGATGCATCACCGCGATCTGACCCGCCGGGCCGCCGAAGGATAGTGCGGCGATGCGCAGCCACACCCAGAAGGCTTCGCGGAGGGTGACGGGTTCCGGGCGGGATGGCGCGGCCGTGACGGCAGCGCTCATGCCCGCGCGCCCTTCGCCTGGTGCGAGACCCAGTCGTGCGTCTCTCCGGTCGCGTCGCGGCACCAGCGGTAGAGCGCGTCATAGACGAGCATCCCGGCGTCGAGCTGTTCGAGATCGTCGGCGAACAGGCGCGACAGGCCGAGGGATACGGCGAGCAGGCCGGCGGCTTCGGGCACGAGATCGGGACGCCCGGTGTCCGCGCCGCGAACGATTGCAGCGAGACGGGTGAGCGCGGGGAAGCCGGACAGGCCGAAGCGCTCGACCATGACATCGAAGGTGCAGCGATCGCCGTCATGGCTCCACACGATCCCTTCGCCTTCGATGTCGAACGGCGCGGCATCGAACCGGTCGGCTACGCCGGCGACTTCGGCGGGCGGCACGAACAGGAAGAGGGCGGCGGGATCGACGAAGCGCCGGATCAGCCAGGGGCAGGCGATGCGATCGACCTTGGGCCGGGCGCGGGTGACCCAGACGGTGCGCCCCTGAGGATCGCGCGGCGGCAGGACCACTTCGGGCACGGCGGGATGACCGCCGCGCGACCAGGCGTCGAACCCGCCTTCGAGCGTTTCGGCATCGGCGCCGGCCTGGCGCAGCCATGCCGCCGCGCCCTGACCCGCGGCCTTGCCGTCGCGGCAGACGACGACCACGCGGCGGCCGGCACAAGCCGGTGACCAGATGGCGATATCGGCCGGCGCGCGGCGGACCGCGCCGGGGACCGATCGCGGATCGGCGGCGAACTCCGCGTCGGAGCGGACGTCGATGACGGACAGCGCGCCGGTCGCGCCGACGAGGCGAACGAACTTGTCGAGGGATATCGTATTCGGTGCAGACATGGGGCGCCCTAAAGTCGGTGAAGGACGCGATGCTTCAGCCTGACGCCTCATGGGGTGATCGCAATCCCCATGAGGCGATTGAGCAAAATCGGGCACCGACTGTCAAGCGCGGCGATTGTCGTGGCGGATGCGCGCCGGTACGGTGGCGGCCGGAACGGGGGAGGGACACCATGAGGGCAATGGGCCGGATTGCCTGGGGGCTGATCGCGCTGCTTGCGGCGGCGGTTCCGCTGGCCGGTGCGGGGGCGCAGGACGCCGAACCGCGCGACCGTCGCAGCTTTTCCTGCCCGATCGGCGGCAAGGCGTTCGTACAGGATGTCGGCTATTTCGCCCTGCCGATCGCGCGCTTTCCGGACGGAAGCTGGCTGGGCGATCACCTGATCGACGTGCAGATTCCGGTGTGTCCCGACAATGGGCTGGTGCTGTTGCCGGACTATCGCGCGTCGGAGACCCGGATGGCGTATCGCAGCTATACCCCCGCAGAGCTGGCGCGGCTTCCGGTGCTGATCGCCGATCCGGCCTATGCCGCGCTGAAGCCCGACGGGCATTATGCGCAGGCCTATTGGCTGGCGACGCAGCTGGGCCTGCCGGCGCAGGACCGGTTCCACATGCTGCAGCGGGCGACATGGGGCGCGAGGGCAGCGCCGCTGCGGCGGCGGCTGGTCGAGCGGATGGTGGCCGATCTGCCGGGCCTGATCGATGACGCCGGGGTGACGCCGGCGGAGCAGCGGACGATGCGCTGGTATCTGATCAACGGATTGCGCGAGCTGGGCCGGTTCGACGCGGCGCTGGCGCTGCTCGGGAAGGCCGGAGCGGACGCGGGGCCGGAGGCCGACGGGCCGGAAGCGATGCGGCGGGCGATCGCCGAACGGGACGATGCCCGGTTCCCGGCCGAACTGCTCGAGCCGCGAATGGTGGGCCAGGTCTGTGACGGGGGGCTGGATCGTATTTATGGTCCGCGCGCGCCGGCTTCGGTGGCGGCGTGCAAGACCCGGCGGGAGCGCGAGGCGGCGGAATTCGATGCAAGCGAGGCGGCAATCGAGGAATCGATCGCGCTGCGGCGTGACCCGGCCGGGCTGGCGGCGCGTTGCGCGGCGACGGCGGAGCGCGCGCGGAGCCGGGGGCTGGCGATGGCGTGCGAAGCCCAGCAGGATGCGCGCGACGAGGCGGCTGCCGACGAACTGGTGACGGACGGGCCGGCGCTGGCCGCGGCGTGCGACGCCACTCCGGAGACCGGGCGGAAGGGGCCGCTGTTCCACGCCTGCATTTCCTACGGGATTTCGCTCGAATCCGAACTGGCCGAAGCGATCGCCCGGGATGACGACGCCTGGGCGGTGCTTTGCCCGGGCGGCGAGGATGTCGAGGTCGAGGATCGCAATTCGCATGTTTCGGCTGCCTGCGGATCGGCCGGGCGGCTGCGCCACGACCATGCGGTCGAAGCGCTGCTGGCCGATCCGGTGGCGCTCGACGCGCAGTGCCGGACCACGCCGGAAGACGCGCGGTCGTTCCTTCTGGGCAGTGCCTGCCAGGGCCGCGAGACGCAGAAGCAGGTCGCGCGGATCGATCTGCTGGCAACCGACGCGGCGGCCTTTGC harbors:
- a CDS encoding low molecular weight protein-tyrosine-phosphatase is translated as MKPPSFLFVCLGNICRSPLAEAAMREAAARAGIEVEVDSAGTGDWHVGFPPDPRSQAVAARHGIDISEYRARHVRGQDFRHYDQILALDPQNLRDLRAIAPSDGTAELTLLMDHVPGRAGYGVRDPYYGDESDFDAVWGDVVLAAEALVKRLG
- a CDS encoding sulfurtransferase/chromate resistance protein is translated as MSAPNTISLDKFVRLVGATGALSVIDVRSDAEFAADPRSVPGAVRRAPADIAIWSPACAGRRVVVVCRDGKAAGQGAAAWLRQAGADAETLEGGFDAWSRGGHPAVPEVVLPPRDPQGRTVWVTRARPKVDRIACPWLIRRFVDPAALFLFVPPAEVAGVADRFDAAPFDIEGEGIVWSHDGDRCTFDVMVERFGLSGFPALTRLAAIVRGADTGRPDLVPEAAGLLAVSLGLSRLFADDLEQLDAGMLVYDALYRWCRDATGETHDWVSHQAKGARA
- the chrA gene encoding chromate efflux transporter, translating into MSAAVTAAPSRPEPVTLREAFWVWLRIAALSFGGPAGQIAVMHRILVEEKRWIGEQRFLHALNYCMLLPGPEAQQLATYIGWLMHRTKGGLVAGVLFVLPGAISIMALSWIYALYGKVGIVSALFYGLKCAVLAVVLQAVLRIGGRALRNDVMRAIAGMGFVLIFFLGVPFPLIILGAGVIGFLGGRAGIAAFQVGGGHGASKGNLVADADTLLGEELPAHASPTLGQTLRQAAAWLFLWLAPVALLVALAGQGSVFTQIATFFSTMAVVTFGGAYAVLAYVAQQAVENYQWLAPGEMLDGLGMAETTPGPLIMVLQFVGFMGAYRHPGIFSPLLAGTLGGLLATWVTFVPCFLWIFLGAPFIERMRSNAALSGAMSAITAAVVGVVLNLAIWFAIHTIFRQVRPFAAGPVHFDMPVLASIDLWALAISAAAIVAMFRLRAGIFATLGGASLAGIALYLAGAEG